The following proteins come from a genomic window of Rhizobium sp. 007:
- a CDS encoding TetR/AcrR family transcriptional regulator: protein MSNTSRRIILRAMKNLAPPEKRLDGPTQRGQFKKRASILEAAADVFCRQGFAGASIDEIAVEANVSRQTIYNHYCEKETLFVAVVDDVLKRANSMVFSMLATFPVNADNLEEDLVAFAIRINKNCICNQDGKFLRRLVQNEGERYPHLFETWRQQGPGRIISALGALFARLSASGALKIEDFDVAARQFLALGNADLQIMMLFGQTPSDEQLESAARNAVRTFLRAYGTERSAERPELAAVSG from the coding sequence TTGTCTAACACGTCAAGGCGCATTATCCTTAGAGCGATGAAAAATCTCGCGCCACCCGAAAAGAGATTGGATGGGCCGACCCAGCGCGGCCAGTTCAAGAAGCGCGCTTCCATCCTGGAAGCAGCCGCGGATGTATTCTGCCGCCAGGGCTTTGCAGGAGCAAGCATCGACGAGATTGCGGTAGAGGCCAATGTCTCGCGCCAGACGATCTATAATCACTATTGCGAGAAAGAGACTTTGTTCGTCGCCGTCGTAGACGACGTGCTGAAGCGCGCCAATTCGATGGTTTTTTCGATGCTGGCAACGTTTCCGGTCAATGCCGACAATTTGGAAGAAGACCTTGTCGCCTTTGCGATCCGGATCAACAAAAACTGCATCTGCAACCAGGACGGAAAGTTCCTGCGCCGTCTCGTCCAGAACGAAGGTGAGCGCTATCCGCATCTTTTCGAGACCTGGCGCCAGCAAGGCCCGGGCCGGATCATTTCCGCGCTCGGCGCTCTGTTTGCGCGGTTGAGCGCCAGTGGTGCGCTGAAGATCGAAGACTTCGATGTGGCGGCACGCCAATTCCTCGCTCTCGGGAATGCGGATCTGCAGATCATGATGCTGTTCGGGCAAACGCCGAGCGATGAGCAACTCGAAAGTGCCGCCCGCAACGCGGTCAGGACGTTCCTTCGCGCTTACGGCACGGAGAGGTCCGCCGAGCGACCAGAGCTTGCGGCCGTCAGCGGCTGA
- a CDS encoding alpha-2-macroglobulin family protein, whose translation MSVRSFFASAAIALLAIAASLPATAAETKRDIQTIKDADFFGFDLRTEQNVSLEQCKTACIGDKSCKAFTYNPKVNWCFLKSDFKTMNAFPGAIAGRIVETTAGPREPDIGAPPRLSFLSEDIIQQARDFKANLALTDAQPGQTVDSLTATARLDLTANNLAGAIDAFHRALALTPDDADLWLETARAANSLGGTGSQAFGQALLDGLNGYELTRTASKRADALAVLATSLAKNSNFRAALNAYKASLALASSREVQAAYLKLKSEQGFRITEHNVDADSATPRACVTFSESLVKTVDYAPFVTLNGQAPKALEAKDKQICVEGLGHGETYKISFRTGLPSSVDEVLDAPVSLDVYVKDRSQMVRFTGDSFVLPSTARRGIPLVSVNIETANLKLYRIGDRGIAPLLTSSQFLTQLDGYSAQRIQDESGELVWQGSIEIANDLNKDVVTSFPVDEALPARKPGIYVLIASPADKPENEWDSKATQWFVVSDIGVTTYAGTDGLNVFTRSLASAKPIAGVELQLLAKNNEVLGTATTDENGRATFTAGLLRGTAALAPAVLAARNGASDYVFLDMTRAGFDLSDRGVTGRASPGAIDVMTWTERGIYRVGETVHATALARDTDGRAIEKLPLTFIFMRPDGVEDRRIVRQSSDVGGYLIDLPIQENAMRGSWTMNVHTDPKGSPIGTRTFLVDDFVPDRTDLELKTEAKEIGPDTPATIDISGKYLYGAPAAGLTLEGDVVIKPARESRTFPGYFFGLSDEEANEESRQAIEGLPELDENGQATTDLSVGDLPATTQLLNATVYIRMQETGGRALERTLLIPVKNQGPMIGIKPEFSGDIAENSIASFNVIGVSADGQKQEMKGLRWKLSLLEREYQWYREGTAWKYETAFNARQVASGTTDAGLDGGKIAPQVGWGRYRLEVESPDADGPTSSVEFDAGWMVEAVSTETPDGLEIALDKESYKAGETAKLKVSSRYGGGLMVTAGTENLLAVQNATIGETGGEVEIPVTAEWGAGAYVTATLFRPGDAQDSHMPMRSIGIKWLKVDPEQRALQVAVDAPEKMLPNAPLNISLAVTGAGANEDAYVTVAAVDVGILNLTRYEAPNPEDWYFGQRQLGLEIRDLYGRLIDGSLGATGKLRTGGDGGAVALQGSPPTQKLVAFFSGPVKLDADGKANVSFDIPQFNGTARVMAVAWSKDGVGHGIKDIVIRDPVVVTASLPKFLAPGDMAELRLDIANTDAPAGDFKLQLTGNEAIGIEEAAASRTIHLDAGAKSDFTLSVIGKQPGNGAVSINLSDASGLSLAQTVDVPVRPSSLPVTERRVIALKPGAKLRVDKELLANSVLPGASVSVNVTRSAAFDIPALLMSLDRYPFGCAEQTTSRALPLLYLSELSKQNGLEDDADVKKRVQDAIYRVLSYQASAGSFGLWGPDSGDLWLDSYVTDFLTRAREEKYDVPDRALVQALENLQNALSYDVDVKTQGDQIAYAIYVLARNRKASISDLRYYADTMINDFPTPLAKAHIAAALALYGDATRSKNIFVDALQMTENSIVHRVNLSRTDYGSILRDGAAILALAAESRPVPPVIPELAKAVGREWDRSKWTSTQEQAWTLLAARAIQSGDDSLKVDVNGALHTGAYMAKMSGDALMNNPLTLTSATTDPVSAVVTTVAAPVTPLPAGGNGFAIERTYYTLDGEPVNISEAQQNERYVVVLHVTETNAWPSRVVMTDLLPAGLQIDNPSLVDSAQLTNFDWIGEQTAAHTEFRNDRFVAAFNRTSDDNREINVAYIVRAVTPGVYDHPAATVEDMYRPEYSARTATGKMEVVAAR comes from the coding sequence ATGTCTGTACGCTCGTTTTTCGCATCCGCCGCCATTGCTCTTTTAGCCATCGCGGCCAGCCTTCCCGCGACAGCTGCGGAGACCAAGCGCGATATCCAGACGATTAAGGACGCCGACTTCTTCGGCTTCGATCTGCGGACGGAGCAGAACGTTTCCCTCGAACAATGCAAAACCGCATGCATTGGCGACAAGAGCTGCAAGGCTTTCACCTATAACCCGAAGGTGAACTGGTGTTTCCTGAAGTCCGACTTCAAGACGATGAACGCTTTTCCAGGCGCAATTGCCGGTCGGATCGTCGAAACGACTGCGGGACCGCGCGAGCCCGATATCGGTGCGCCACCTCGCCTCAGCTTTCTCTCAGAAGACATCATCCAACAAGCCCGCGACTTCAAGGCCAATCTGGCGCTCACCGACGCTCAGCCGGGCCAGACCGTCGACAGCCTGACAGCAACGGCGCGCCTTGATCTTACCGCCAACAACCTCGCAGGCGCGATCGACGCTTTCCATCGCGCGCTGGCGCTGACGCCCGACGATGCCGATCTCTGGCTGGAGACGGCCCGCGCCGCAAATTCGCTCGGCGGCACTGGCAGCCAGGCCTTCGGCCAGGCACTTCTCGATGGGTTGAACGGCTACGAACTGACGCGCACAGCCTCAAAGCGGGCAGATGCTCTTGCCGTGCTTGCGACCTCGCTCGCCAAGAATTCGAATTTCCGCGCGGCCCTCAACGCCTATAAGGCAAGCCTTGCGCTGGCAAGCTCCAGGGAAGTCCAGGCGGCCTATCTCAAGCTCAAGTCGGAACAGGGCTTCCGCATCACCGAACACAATGTCGATGCCGACAGCGCAACGCCGCGTGCCTGCGTGACGTTCTCGGAATCCCTCGTCAAGACGGTCGACTATGCACCGTTTGTGACGCTGAACGGACAAGCCCCCAAGGCGCTCGAAGCCAAGGACAAGCAGATCTGCGTCGAGGGCCTGGGTCACGGCGAAACCTACAAGATTAGCTTCCGCACCGGCCTTCCCTCTTCCGTCGACGAGGTCCTGGACGCACCCGTCAGCCTCGATGTCTACGTCAAGGACCGCAGTCAAATGGTGCGGTTTACCGGCGATAGCTTCGTGCTGCCTTCGACGGCGCGCCGCGGCATTCCGCTCGTCAGCGTCAATATCGAAACTGCCAACCTCAAGCTCTACCGCATTGGCGATCGCGGTATTGCTCCGCTTCTTACCAGTTCGCAGTTCCTGACGCAGCTCGACGGCTATAGCGCGCAGCGCATTCAGGATGAAAGCGGCGAGCTCGTGTGGCAGGGTTCGATCGAGATCGCCAACGATCTTAACAAGGATGTCGTCACCAGCTTCCCCGTTGATGAAGCCTTGCCCGCGCGCAAGCCGGGCATCTATGTGCTGATCGCCTCGCCTGCCGACAAGCCGGAAAACGAGTGGGATTCCAAGGCGACACAATGGTTCGTCGTTTCCGATATCGGCGTTACTACCTACGCCGGAACCGACGGGCTCAACGTCTTTACGCGCTCGCTCGCTTCCGCCAAGCCGATCGCCGGCGTGGAGCTGCAACTGCTTGCCAAGAACAACGAGGTTCTGGGCACCGCGACGACGGATGAAAACGGCCGAGCCACCTTCACTGCCGGGCTGCTGCGCGGCACGGCAGCACTCGCTCCAGCAGTCCTGGCTGCCAGGAACGGGGCGTCCGACTACGTCTTCCTCGATATGACGAGGGCAGGCTTCGACTTGTCTGATCGCGGCGTGACGGGACGAGCCTCGCCCGGGGCGATCGATGTCATGACCTGGACCGAGCGCGGGATCTATCGGGTGGGCGAAACCGTCCATGCCACCGCCCTTGCTCGCGATACGGATGGCAGGGCGATCGAAAAGCTGCCGCTGACCTTCATCTTCATGCGCCCCGATGGCGTCGAAGACCGGCGCATCGTCCGGCAAAGCAGCGACGTCGGCGGCTATTTGATCGATCTCCCGATCCAGGAAAATGCCATGCGCGGCAGCTGGACAATGAACGTCCATACCGACCCCAAGGGGTCGCCGATCGGTACGAGAACATTCCTCGTCGACGATTTCGTCCCCGATCGCACCGACCTGGAGCTGAAGACAGAAGCCAAGGAAATCGGTCCCGATACGCCGGCAACGATCGATATCAGCGGCAAATATCTCTACGGCGCGCCGGCAGCCGGCCTGACGCTTGAAGGCGATGTCGTCATCAAGCCGGCTCGCGAAAGCCGAACCTTCCCGGGCTACTTCTTTGGTCTTTCTGACGAGGAGGCGAACGAGGAAAGCCGCCAGGCGATCGAAGGCCTGCCGGAATTGGACGAGAACGGCCAAGCAACGACCGATCTTTCGGTCGGTGATCTTCCCGCAACCACGCAGTTGTTGAACGCGACGGTCTATATCCGCATGCAAGAAACGGGCGGCCGGGCGCTGGAGCGCACGCTGCTGATCCCGGTCAAAAACCAGGGACCGATGATCGGCATCAAGCCTGAATTTTCAGGCGATATAGCCGAGAATTCGATCGCCAGCTTCAACGTGATCGGCGTCTCGGCCGACGGCCAGAAGCAGGAAATGAAGGGGCTGCGCTGGAAGCTTTCGCTCCTTGAGCGCGAATACCAATGGTATCGGGAAGGCACGGCATGGAAATACGAAACCGCTTTCAATGCGCGCCAGGTTGCCAGCGGCACGACTGATGCCGGCTTGGACGGCGGCAAGATAGCGCCTCAGGTTGGCTGGGGCCGCTACCGACTTGAAGTCGAGAGCCCGGACGCGGATGGCCCGACATCAAGTGTCGAATTCGACGCCGGCTGGATGGTGGAGGCTGTCTCGACCGAAACGCCGGACGGCCTCGAGATCGCGCTCGACAAAGAGAGCTACAAGGCCGGCGAGACGGCGAAGCTCAAGGTTTCTTCCCGTTATGGCGGCGGGTTGATGGTGACGGCCGGGACGGAAAACCTCCTTGCCGTACAAAATGCAACGATCGGCGAGACTGGGGGTGAAGTGGAGATCCCAGTCACCGCCGAATGGGGCGCTGGCGCCTATGTGACAGCAACCCTCTTCCGTCCGGGCGACGCACAGGACAGCCATATGCCGATGCGCTCGATCGGCATCAAATGGCTGAAGGTCGATCCCGAGCAGCGCGCGCTGCAGGTCGCAGTCGATGCACCGGAAAAGATGCTGCCGAACGCACCGCTGAACATCAGCCTTGCAGTGACGGGTGCTGGAGCCAATGAGGATGCTTATGTCACGGTTGCCGCCGTCGATGTCGGCATTCTCAACCTGACGCGCTACGAGGCCCCCAACCCCGAGGACTGGTATTTCGGCCAGCGCCAGCTCGGTCTTGAAATCCGCGATCTCTATGGCCGGCTGATTGACGGTTCGCTCGGCGCGACAGGCAAGCTCAGAACCGGCGGCGATGGTGGCGCGGTGGCGCTGCAGGGCAGCCCGCCGACGCAAAAACTGGTCGCCTTCTTCTCCGGTCCGGTGAAGCTTGACGCTGACGGAAAGGCCAATGTCAGCTTCGACATTCCGCAATTCAACGGCACGGCGCGTGTCATGGCCGTTGCCTGGTCGAAGGATGGAGTCGGCCACGGCATCAAGGATATCGTCATCCGAGATCCGGTGGTCGTCACCGCCAGCCTGCCGAAATTCCTGGCGCCTGGCGACATGGCGGAACTGCGCCTTGACATCGCCAATACCGATGCGCCGGCCGGCGATTTCAAACTGCAGCTGACCGGCAACGAAGCCATCGGCATCGAGGAGGCCGCAGCTTCGCGGACGATCCATCTGGATGCCGGTGCGAAATCCGATTTCACGCTGTCGGTGATCGGCAAGCAGCCCGGCAACGGCGCTGTTTCGATCAACCTGTCGGATGCATCTGGACTGTCGCTTGCTCAGACAGTCGACGTACCAGTCCGCCCATCGTCACTGCCCGTGACCGAAAGGCGCGTCATCGCCTTAAAACCAGGGGCGAAACTGAGGGTCGACAAGGAACTTCTGGCCAACAGCGTTTTGCCGGGCGCCTCGGTCAGCGTCAACGTCACGCGTTCGGCCGCCTTCGACATTCCCGCACTGCTGATGTCGCTCGACCGTTATCCTTTCGGCTGCGCCGAACAGACGACGAGCCGCGCCCTGCCGCTTCTTTATCTCAGCGAGCTTTCAAAACAAAACGGGCTCGAAGACGATGCAGACGTGAAGAAGCGCGTCCAGGATGCGATCTATCGTGTGCTGTCCTATCAGGCATCGGCGGGCAGCTTCGGCCTTTGGGGACCGGATTCGGGCGACCTCTGGCTCGATTCCTATGTCACGGATTTCCTGACGCGGGCGCGTGAAGAGAAGTACGATGTGCCCGACCGTGCGCTGGTCCAAGCGCTCGAGAACCTGCAGAACGCGCTGAGCTACGACGTCGACGTCAAGACGCAAGGCGATCAAATTGCCTATGCAATCTATGTTCTTGCCCGCAACAGGAAGGCCTCGATCAGCGATCTGCGCTACTACGCCGATACGATGATCAACGACTTCCCGACGCCGCTTGCCAAGGCGCATATCGCCGCGGCATTGGCACTTTACGGAGATGCGACGCGTTCGAAGAACATCTTCGTCGACGCTTTGCAGATGACCGAAAATTCCATCGTTCATCGCGTCAATCTTTCGCGCACCGACTACGGCTCGATCCTGCGCGACGGTGCGGCCATCCTGGCACTTGCGGCCGAAAGCCGCCCTGTCCCGCCAGTCATTCCGGAACTGGCAAAGGCCGTCGGCAGGGAGTGGGACCGCAGCAAGTGGACGAGCACCCAGGAGCAGGCCTGGACGCTGCTTGCCGCGCGCGCGATCCAGAGCGGCGATGATTCGCTGAAAGTGGACGTCAACGGCGCGCTGCATACCGGTGCCTACATGGCGAAGATGAGCGGCGACGCGCTGATGAACAATCCCCTGACACTGACGAGCGCAACGACCGATCCGGTATCGGCGGTCGTCACGACAGTCGCAGCGCCCGTCACGCCTCTGCCTGCCGGCGGCAACGGCTTTGCCATCGAGCGCACCTATTACACGCTTGATGGCGAGCCGGTGAATATCAGTGAGGCGCAGCAGAACGAGCGTTATGTGGTCGTGCTGCACGTGACCGAAACCAACGCCTGGCCGTCGCGTGTCGTCATGACCGATCTGCTGCCTGCCGGCCTCCAGATCGATAATCCGAGCCTGGTCGACAGCGCTCAGCTCACCAATTTCGACTGGATCGGCGAACAGACGGCGGCGCACACCGAATTCCGCAACGATCGCTTCGTTGCGGCCTTCAACCGGACTTCGGACGACAACCGTGAAATCAACGTCGCCTATATCGTGCGGGCCGTCACCCCAGGCGTTTATGACCATCCGGCGGCGACCGTTGAAGATATGTACCGCCCCGAATATTCGGCTCGCACCGCGACCGGCAAGATGGAGGTTGTCGCAGCACGATAA
- a CDS encoding DUF1127 domain-containing protein, producing the protein MREAQVVVAETLSATVDELYQKFGVWRTARALVLAAWRHHQTVNQVSQLSDRMRRDIGLPEAEDAYGAARFWSIWPDTR; encoded by the coding sequence ATGCGTGAAGCACAAGTAGTAGTTGCTGAAACCCTTTCGGCGACGGTCGATGAACTGTACCAGAAATTTGGCGTCTGGAGGACAGCCCGCGCGCTGGTTCTGGCCGCCTGGAGGCATCACCAAACGGTGAACCAGGTCTCCCAGCTGTCAGATCGTATGCGCCGCGATATCGGCCTTCCGGAGGCCGAGGATGCGTACGGGGCGGCGAGATTCTGGAGCATCTGGCCCGATACAAGATGA
- a CDS encoding LacI family DNA-binding transcriptional regulator, which yields MKDGPTIDGKKTKRKERMRFVSADQVAQLAGVSRSAVSRTFTPGASVAPATRERVQKAAEELGYHVNDLARGVLANQSRLVGIVATRPEVGFRAHLAAALAKALIKRGSIPILINTGQTEDELLAAQKMLIGHRAEATIILSGSPPASFVDIAHRNGQPLVVIGRTEPDADHVSAGNAEASRNAATAFFDKGYRRLAVAASHSATSSIAEREDAFLAAAEEFGASVSVGRGIDSDYDSGIDAARQLFSRAERPDAVYCANDLIAFGLMDHVRKTLGLRIPEDVAVIGFDDVPEAAWLSYRLTTFRQDPVVMAQRAVDLVERRLASPDLPPAYERVIPELIFRDSFTP from the coding sequence ATGAAGGACGGCCCGACGATCGACGGAAAGAAGACCAAGCGCAAGGAGCGCATGCGATTTGTCAGCGCAGATCAGGTCGCACAGCTTGCGGGCGTTTCACGCTCCGCTGTTTCACGGACTTTCACGCCAGGCGCAAGCGTTGCGCCCGCCACCCGCGAGCGGGTGCAGAAGGCTGCCGAGGAGCTTGGTTATCATGTCAACGATCTGGCACGCGGCGTCCTTGCAAATCAAAGCCGCCTGGTCGGCATCGTTGCGACGCGGCCGGAAGTCGGCTTTCGCGCCCATCTGGCCGCAGCACTTGCAAAAGCGCTGATAAAGCGGGGCAGCATCCCGATCCTGATCAACACCGGCCAGACCGAGGATGAATTGCTTGCAGCGCAGAAGATGTTGATCGGCCACCGCGCCGAAGCAACGATCATTCTTTCGGGATCCCCACCCGCGAGCTTCGTAGATATCGCGCATCGCAACGGCCAGCCGCTGGTGGTCATCGGCCGCACCGAACCGGATGCGGACCATGTCAGTGCCGGAAACGCCGAAGCCTCCCGCAATGCAGCGACGGCCTTCTTCGACAAGGGATACCGGCGGCTTGCCGTTGCAGCGTCGCATTCGGCAACGTCCAGCATTGCCGAGCGCGAGGATGCCTTCTTGGCGGCAGCCGAGGAGTTCGGCGCTTCGGTCTCGGTCGGACGCGGCATAGATTCCGACTATGACAGCGGCATCGATGCCGCGCGTCAACTCTTCTCCCGGGCCGAAAGACCCGATGCGGTCTATTGCGCCAACGATTTGATTGCCTTCGGATTGATGGATCATGTCCGAAAGACGCTCGGCTTGCGGATACCGGAAGACGTCGCCGTGATCGGCTTTGACGATGTACCGGAGGCAGCCTGGCTCAGCTACCGGCTTACGACTTTCCGCCAGGATCCGGTCGTCATGGCACAGCGCGCCGTCGACCTTGTCGAGCGTCGGCTTGCCAGCCCGGACTTGCCGCCTGCCTATGAGAGGGTCATTCCGGAACTTATCTTCCGCGACAGCTTCACCCCCTGA
- a CDS encoding multidrug effflux MFS transporter — MTASFFRIALILGLLSAIGPFAIDMYLPALPSIGVDLGSDNNVTQLSLLSFFISFALAQLLYGPLSDMWGRKLPLYLGIGIFTVASIGCALAQDIETLIAFRFIQGIGGAAGMVIPRAVVRDMHTGIQAARLMSLLMLVFSISPILAPLAGSAVIEFYGWRGVFWAVTVAAFIGLVLLATQLDETRPTQDRKGSSLGSAMSAYGFLLRDRNFLTLTFIGGLGISSFLVYLANSPFVLIQHYGLTPTQYSFAFSVNAVSFFAVSQATGWLGERFGLVRVMRSAVTFYCLVMVVMAVVMAAGINQLPVMAVFLFIGYGFLGLVIPTSAVLALEDHGQIAGTASSLMGTLHFVIAAVAMVVSALFADGTAVPMAAGIAACALLAFVLTQATLGRRAAAAPAE; from the coding sequence ATGACCGCTTCATTCTTTCGCATTGCGCTCATCCTTGGGCTTTTATCAGCCATAGGTCCCTTTGCCATCGACATGTACCTTCCGGCACTGCCTTCGATTGGCGTCGATCTGGGGTCGGATAACAACGTCACCCAGTTGAGCCTTCTGTCGTTCTTCATTTCCTTTGCACTGGCCCAGCTGCTTTACGGTCCGTTGTCCGACATGTGGGGCCGCAAGCTGCCACTGTACCTGGGTATCGGCATCTTCACCGTTGCCAGCATCGGCTGCGCGCTGGCCCAAGACATAGAAACGCTGATTGCCTTCCGCTTCATCCAGGGCATCGGCGGTGCGGCCGGCATGGTCATACCACGCGCTGTTGTTCGTGACATGCACACTGGCATTCAGGCAGCCCGTCTAATGTCGCTTCTCATGCTCGTCTTCTCAATTTCCCCCATTCTTGCTCCGCTGGCCGGCAGTGCGGTCATCGAGTTCTACGGCTGGCGCGGTGTCTTCTGGGCGGTGACGGTCGCGGCTTTCATCGGGCTCGTGCTGCTTGCCACACAGCTTGACGAGACTCGCCCGACGCAGGATCGCAAGGGCAGCAGCCTCGGCAGCGCGATGTCTGCCTATGGCTTCCTTTTGCGCGACAGGAACTTCTTGACGCTCACCTTCATCGGTGGCCTCGGGATCTCGAGCTTCCTCGTCTATCTCGCCAACTCGCCCTTCGTGCTCATCCAGCACTACGGCCTGACGCCGACGCAGTACAGCTTCGCATTCTCCGTCAACGCCGTGTCCTTCTTCGCCGTATCGCAGGCGACCGGCTGGCTCGGCGAGCGTTTCGGCCTCGTTCGCGTCATGCGCTCAGCCGTCACCTTCTATTGCCTCGTCATGGTCGTGATGGCCGTCGTAATGGCGGCGGGCATCAACCAGCTTCCGGTGATGGCCGTCTTCCTTTTCATCGGATATGGCTTTCTCGGACTTGTCATTCCAACGAGCGCGGTTCTTGCTCTGGAGGATCACGGTCAGATCGCAGGTACGGCCTCGTCGTTGATGGGGACATTGCACTTCGTCATTGCGGCTGTCGCAATGGTGGTGTCCGCCCTGTTTGCCGATGGCACGGCCGTTCCGATGGCGGCAGGCATTGCGGCCTGCGCGCTGCTTGCCTTCGTCCTGACGCAAGCAACGCTCGGCCGCCGCGCCGCCGCAGCACCGGCTGAATGA
- a CDS encoding substrate-binding domain-containing protein, whose amino-acid sequence MKGIRQLAKHLDISIGTVSRALNDKPDVNEETRKRVLAAAEELGYVANQSGRSLRQGTTNVIGLMIESSKETVENSDNFFLGLTGGLQSVLARHKLDLVMLPCPSDEDPYEYLKRMVARRVVDAMIISATQRIDRRIDLLVKAKIPFVALGRSSSGGNYTWIDLDFEGVAASAVDRLVAKGHRRIAIAAPSSDINLGYVFVDAYHQSLERHGIPYDPKLVIRVKSSEQGGYQAGHELLLLDNKPTAIILIYELMAIGLYRRLVEAGVVPGRDLAVIGFREEPRAKFLQPALTCFRMSLRDLGVELAETLLATMPAYAKYYPKGARNTIWPLELVPGESDAFFLNP is encoded by the coding sequence ATGAAGGGAATCCGACAGCTTGCCAAGCATCTCGACATTTCGATCGGGACGGTTTCCCGCGCGCTAAACGACAAACCGGACGTCAACGAGGAAACGCGCAAGCGCGTGCTGGCGGCTGCCGAGGAGCTTGGCTATGTGGCAAATCAGTCCGGCCGCAGCCTGAGGCAGGGCACGACCAACGTTATCGGATTGATGATCGAATCCAGCAAGGAAACCGTCGAAAATAGCGACAACTTTTTTCTCGGCCTCACCGGCGGTCTGCAGAGCGTGCTTGCGCGGCACAAGCTCGACCTCGTGATGCTGCCCTGCCCCAGCGACGAGGATCCCTATGAATACCTGAAGCGCATGGTGGCGCGGCGCGTCGTTGACGCGATGATTATTTCAGCGACGCAGCGGATCGATAGGCGCATCGATCTTCTGGTGAAAGCCAAGATTCCTTTCGTCGCGCTCGGACGAAGCTCATCGGGCGGCAACTACACCTGGATAGATCTTGATTTCGAGGGCGTGGCGGCATCGGCGGTCGACCGGCTGGTGGCCAAGGGACATCGTAGGATCGCGATCGCAGCACCTTCGAGCGATATCAATCTCGGCTATGTCTTCGTCGATGCCTACCATCAGTCGCTTGAGCGCCACGGCATCCCGTATGATCCCAAGCTCGTCATTCGCGTCAAATCGAGCGAACAAGGTGGCTACCAGGCCGGACACGAATTGCTGCTCTTGGACAACAAGCCGACAGCCATCATCCTGATCTACGAGTTGATGGCGATTGGTCTTTACAGACGCTTGGTCGAGGCAGGCGTCGTTCCGGGGCGCGATCTGGCAGTGATCGGCTTCCGTGAGGAGCCACGCGCCAAATTCCTGCAACCTGCCCTCACCTGCTTCCGCATGTCGCTGCGCGATCTCGGTGTCGAACTGGCCGAAACGCTGCTTGCGACCATGCCCGCTTATGCGAAATATTATCCGAAGGGCGCGCGCAACACGATCTGGCCGCTGGAACTGGTCCCAGGCGAAAGCGACGCCTTTTTCCTCAATCCATGA
- a CDS encoding response regulator, producing MNQRVLIVEDELLIALDLEATVQAMGMEVTGLAANKEQALRFAPTADVAFVDVNLSDGATGPEIGRRLAQDHGIAVVFMTGNPEMVAGGVKGTLGVVKKPVKPSVVEQSLKYAVARRNGALAAVPSQMLVFA from the coding sequence ATGAACCAGAGAGTATTGATCGTTGAGGACGAGCTCTTGATCGCCCTCGATCTTGAAGCAACCGTTCAAGCCATGGGCATGGAAGTGACGGGGCTTGCCGCAAATAAGGAACAGGCGTTGCGTTTTGCGCCGACGGCGGACGTCGCTTTTGTAGACGTCAACCTGTCGGATGGTGCGACTGGCCCGGAAATCGGCCGCCGGCTGGCGCAAGACCACGGTATTGCCGTCGTCTTCATGACAGGCAACCCGGAGATGGTGGCAGGCGGCGTCAAGGGGACGCTCGGCGTCGTCAAAAAGCCGGTCAAGCCGTCCGTCGTCGAGCAGTCGCTGAAGTATGCCGTCGCACGCCGCAATGGCGCGCTCGCTGCCGTTCCGTCGCAGATGCTCGTCTTTGCCTGA